ATTTTTATTTTCCTTTTCACTTGTCTTTTCTACTTTTAAAAAAACATCAGAAGAGACGACTCTGTCATAATATTTCTCCAATTTATCCATTCTTTCTTGAACAAAATCTACTAGCTTTTTGTCAACAGTAAAGTTAACTGCATGAACATTTACCTTCATAATCAATCTATTTAATGGTTAAACACTTTTTGAATTATTTTTTATTTCTAGGATGCGCATTCTGATATACTTTTTTGAGTTCAAACAAACTACTATGAGTATAAATCTGAGTTGACGCAAGACTGGAGTGCCCTAATAATTCTTTAACTGAATTCAAATCAGCTCCGTTATTCAATAAATGGGTCGCAAATGTATGTCTTAATATATGCGGACTCTTTTTTACCTTTTCGGAGACAGTACTAAAGTATGAATTTATTAATCGATACACAAAAGAATCATTTAATTTTAACCCTTTTTTTGTAATGAATAAATATTCCGCATCAACTATAATATCTAGCAATGAGCGCTCCTTTACATACTTTAATAATTGTTCTGAAACTACAGGCAAAACTGGAAGAATACGCTCTTTATTCCTCTTACCCAAAACCTTTATAGTTCCACTGCCAAAATTCACATTTGCAAGCTTTAAATGAATAAGTTCCGTTCTTCGGATTCCTGCAGTATAAAACAATTCAACTATAAGCTTATTCCTCACCTCTTCAAATCCTTCTGGAACTGGATTTTGAGATAAAGCTTCAGCTAATTCTTTTTCAGAAAAAGGAATCTGAAGTTTTTTTTCCGTTTTTAAAGCTTTATGCTTCAATAATGGATTAATCTGAATTTGTTTTATCTTTAAAAGAAATTTATAAAAAGCTTTCAGGGAAGCTATTTTCCTATTCACAGTACTATTGGAAATACCATCATCTACAAGCGTAACGATCCAACTTCTAATTTGACTATAATTAACCTGCTCAATAGCATCCTGCTCAAAACACTCCTTATTAAACACCTCAAAATAAGAGATATCATTTAAGTAAGCATTTACAGTATATGGAGAATATTTTTTTTCGAGTTGCAGATAATTTCTAAATGCTTCTTTATTATTTGTAGTCATAAAAAAAAACCGTTAGCATCAAAGTTAAGAAACTTTAATAACTAACGGTAAATTATTTTAAAATGCGTTTACAGTATTAGATATTCTCAATACTATCTCTCATATTTTGGATATAAGCCGCTTTTTGGAATTTCATTCTATTGATAACTGATGGCTTAATAAAAGCAGTACGTGCTCTTAATTGTCTTACAGTTCCAGTTTTATCGAATTTTCTTTTGTAGCGTTTAAGTGCTCTATCGATATTTTCTCCGTCTTTAATTGGTATAATTAACATAATTTTATCACCCCCTTTCGTTAAGTCGGCAAAATTAAACATTATTTTGAATCTGAAGCACTTTATTTTATTTTTTTTCAATTTATTTTAAAAAATCAACTGAAACAGATTTACTTCTACAATATTCCTCTATACCGCGATGCGCGTTAAGGATGGAAGCTAGTTACCGAAGTAACGCGGACAGCCTGACAGCTTGCAGAGTAAAGGGCGCATACTCACAAACCGAATGAGCCCTTACTCTGCAAGGTGGAACGCCCAAATATTACTTTAAAATATTCCTTGAAATTACTAATTTCTGGATTTCGGTAGTTCCTTCACCTATAGTACATAATTTTGAATCCCTGTAGAATTTCTCCACAGGATAATCTTTAGTATAACCATAACCACCATGTATCTGTACAGCATCATTAGCCACTTTTACACAAACTTCGGAAGAATACATTTTTGCCATTGCACCTAACGTTGTCACGGGTCTGTGTTGCTCTTTCAGAAAAGCCGCTTTATGTAATAGCAATTCGGAAGCTTCGATTTCTGTAGCCATATCTGCCAATTTGAAGGAAATCGCCTGAAAATCGGATATAGGCTGACCAAACTGATGTCTTTCTTTAGAATATTTCAAAGCTGCTTCATAAGCTCCTTTTGCAATACCCAAGGATAAAGCACCAATTGAGATACGTCCTCCATCCAGAATTTTCATAGACTGAACAAACCCTTGCCCTACTTCACCTAATCTATTTGCATCTGGAATACGACAATTATCAAAAATCAATTCAGCTGTTTCACTCGCACGCATTCCTAATTTATTTTCTTTTTTCCCCGATGTAAATCCTTTTGTTCCTTTTTCGAAAACGAATGCAGTCATTCCTTTAGAATCTCCTTTTTCACCAGTACGAACAATCACCACAGCAATATCCCCAGAAATAGCATGTGTAATAAAGTTTTTAGCTCCATTTACTACCCAAAAATCACCATCTCGAACTGCAGTTGTATTCATTCCCCCAGCATCGGATCCGGTATTATGCTCAGTTAATCCCCAGGCACCTATATGCTCAGCAGTAGCAAGTTTTGGAATCCATTTTTTCTTTTGCTCTTCATTACCAAAAGTTAAAATATGATTTGTACATAACGAATTATGAGCTGCAACTGATAATCCGATAGACGGATCGACTTTGGAAATCTCCTCTACAACTGTAATATACTCATGATACCCTAAGCCTGAGCCACCCAATTCGACTGGAACTAAAACTCCCATAAACCCCATCTCACCTAATTTTTTAAAAAGCTGCGTTGGGAAAATCTGAGCTTCATCCCACTCCATTATATAAGGTCTTATATTTTTTTCGGCAAAATCTTTTATAGATTGCGCTATTAAAGATTGTGTTTCGCTATAATCAAAATTCATCATAAAATGTCATTTATATTAAAAGCTCAAATATAAGCTAATATATTTTGCTTTATCAACAGGAAAGTCGTTAATTTTTATCAAATCCTCAATATTTTTAAAATCACCATTCATACTCCTGTATTTTACAATCTGTCTTGCAAGATTATTTTTAAAATAAAAAAACATCGATAACTCTTTTAAAGAAGCATTATTAATATCTATTTTATTTAAATCAGGAAGTTTTGTAATAGCAAAGTGTTTGTTTAAACTTAGAATCACCTCTGGAGACAGGCCCCAAACTTCTTTCATCTGCTCCATCGATACGAAAACACCTAATTTTTCTTTTTGAGTTAAAATCCTCAATGATATGGCTTCTCCGATTCCATTAATCTTAATTAAATCCTCTTGTGTCGCTTGATTTATATCAATAATCACAATTTTTTCTTTTTTGACAAAAGTCTTATTTGAAAAATTTTCATATTCATTATCACCTCTTCTATGATTAACCCAATCTGGAAATTTAAAAAAAGGGGCGATTGCATTCAACAAAGAATCCGAAACTTTTGTGACAGCCTGAAACTCTTTGGCAGAATTGACAAATTTATTTTGCTTTCTAAAAGCTAAAAGCCTATCAATCTCCTCAACAGACATTCCTAATTTATATCCCTTATAATCTGAAATGAAATTTGGATTAAAAAGATAAATCGTTTGCTTTTCATTGGATTTCAGTAATTTTAGAGAATCTACTTTGGTCTGTAAAGCAAGCCATTGCTGTTTATCTGAGTCATTTTGACTGACTGAACTAAAATCAGCAAAAAAATAGATTAATTGTAAAGCAATAATAATCGCAAAAAGCAAAAAAAATCCAATTCGCTGTTCCTTAGTAAATTTTAAAAACATTATTTGCTTCCTAAAATTCATATAATAAATATCCTAAATTTTTATAAATCATAAATTAAGATAAAGAAAATCATTTTATTAAGAAAAACATCATATCCATATGCTTTTTGATAATTATTTATTTTATCTTTAAGTAAATTTTAAATAGATGAATTTCAGTATTTTAACAAAATACAATGCATTTATCTCTGAAATATTAAAGTTTTTATAACTTAAAAGAAGATAATTGTTTTTATTTTTTATAAAAAACGATACATTTGGAACTTAAATAATAATTAACCAATATATTATAGTATGTCAATTTGGAAAAGAAAACCACTAGCACAACTGCTAGCAGAAGCCGCTGATTCTGAAAAAGGATTAAAAAGAACATTAACTGCTTGGTCATTAATTGCATTAGGCATAGGTGCTATTATTGGCGCCGGTTTATTTGTAAGAACAGCTACAGCAGCAGCACAAAATGCTGGTCCATCTGTAACCATTGCTTTCATTGTTGCCGCAGTTGGTTGTGCTTTGGCTGGATTATGTTATGCTGAATTATCTTCTTCAATTCCAATATCTGGAAGCGCCTATACCTATACTTATGCAACTATGGGTGAATTTTTAGCTTGGATTATTGGATGGGATTTAATACTTGAATATGCCGTTGGTGCTGCTACAGTAGGAATCGCCTGGAGTGAGTACCTCAACAACCTACTAGTCAATGTGTTACACGTCAGTCCAATACCATTTGAATACTCACACTCACCATTTCAAACCTCATCAGATGGAGTAAGTGGTATAATTAATTTACCTGCCTTATTTATAGTAGCAGCTATAAGCTTATTATTAATAAAAGGGATTCAAGAATCAGCTTTTGTTAATGGTATAATTGTAGTAGTAAAAGTGATTATTGTAATCTTAATTATAGTTATCGGATGGAATTTTGTTAATCCTGCAAACCACACACCTTACATACCACAACCTTCAGTTTTTACAGATGAACATGGGGTTGGTCATAGTTACGGAGGTATTATGGGAATCTTAGGTGCTGCTGGTACTGTTTTCTTTGCTTTTATTGGATTTGACGCAGTAAGTACTGCTGCTCAAGAGACAAAAAATCCAAAGAAAAATATGCCAATTGGAATATTAGGTTCTTTAGCCGTTTGTACTGTTTTATACATTCTTTTTGCGCATGTTTTAACAGGTCTTGAGCCAGTTGAATTTTTCAGAACAGAAGGAAAAGAAGCATCTGTAGCTTTGGCTATTAAAAATGCAATGGGAGTTAATTACGAATGGTTAGGTCAATTTGTAACTGTAGCAATTCTTGCAGGGTTTTCTTCTGTAATATTGGTAATGTTGTTAGGACAATCAAGAGTTTTTTACTCAATGGGTAAAGACGGCTTACTTCCTAAATCATTCAGCACATTACACTCAAAATACAAAACACCATATAAAGCTAATATAGCAATATTGGTAATTGTAGGTTCATTTGCAGCCTTTATTCCTGGTGATATCGTGGGTGACATGACTAGTATAGGAACTTTATTTGCCTTTGTATTAGTTTGTATATCCGTAATTATTTTAAGAAAAAAAGAACCAAATATGGTTCGTGAATTCAAAACTCCTTGGGTTCCTTTTGTTCCTTTATTAGGAGTTGCAGTATGTTTTGCAATGATGTATGGTTTAGGCTGGACAAACTGGCTAAGGCTTTTTGCATGGATGGCACTTGGAGTAATATTCTATTTTTCTTATGGTAAGAAAAACAGTGTACTAAACAATCCTGAAAAATAATTTTTTAATATAAGTTAAAAAGGATTATAGAGTAGAAATAACTTTATAATCCTTTTTTTTATTCTTAAAACTCATTGAAGTAGTCCTATCAGTCATCATACAAAAGAACACTTCTTTTCT
The Flavobacterium sp. 5 DNA segment above includes these coding regions:
- the hpf gene encoding ribosome hibernation-promoting factor, HPF/YfiA family, whose protein sequence is MKVNVHAVNFTVDKKLVDFVQERMDKLEKYYDRVVSSDVFLKVEKTSEKENKNVEIKINVPGDDFLVEKQCKSFEEAVEQAAESIERLLIKRKEKLRTHI
- a CDS encoding tyrosine-type recombinase/integrase, encoding MTTNNKEAFRNYLQLEKKYSPYTVNAYLNDISYFEVFNKECFEQDAIEQVNYSQIRSWIVTLVDDGISNSTVNRKIASLKAFYKFLLKIKQIQINPLLKHKALKTEKKLQIPFSEKELAEALSQNPVPEGFEEVRNKLIVELFYTAGIRRTELIHLKLANVNFGSGTIKVLGKRNKERILPVLPVVSEQLLKYVKERSLLDIIVDAEYLFITKKGLKLNDSFVYRLINSYFSTVSEKVKKSPHILRHTFATHLLNNGADLNSVKELLGHSSLASTQIYTHSSLFELKKVYQNAHPRNKK
- the rpsU gene encoding 30S ribosomal protein S21, whose protein sequence is MLIIPIKDGENIDRALKRYKRKFDKTGTVRQLRARTAFIKPSVINRMKFQKAAYIQNMRDSIENI
- a CDS encoding acyl-CoA dehydrogenase family protein, producing MNFDYSETQSLIAQSIKDFAEKNIRPYIMEWDEAQIFPTQLFKKLGEMGFMGVLVPVELGGSGLGYHEYITVVEEISKVDPSIGLSVAAHNSLCTNHILTFGNEEQKKKWIPKLATAEHIGAWGLTEHNTGSDAGGMNTTAVRDGDFWVVNGAKNFITHAISGDIAVVIVRTGEKGDSKGMTAFVFEKGTKGFTSGKKENKLGMRASETAELIFDNCRIPDANRLGEVGQGFVQSMKILDGGRISIGALSLGIAKGAYEAALKYSKERHQFGQPISDFQAISFKLADMATEIEASELLLHKAAFLKEQHRPVTTLGAMAKMYSSEVCVKVANDAVQIHGGYGYTKDYPVEKFYRDSKLCTIGEGTTEIQKLVISRNILK
- a CDS encoding ComEA family DNA-binding protein → MFLKFTKEQRIGFFLLFAIIIALQLIYFFADFSSVSQNDSDKQQWLALQTKVDSLKLLKSNEKQTIYLFNPNFISDYKGYKLGMSVEEIDRLLAFRKQNKFVNSAKEFQAVTKVSDSLLNAIAPFFKFPDWVNHRRGDNEYENFSNKTFVKKEKIVIIDINQATQEDLIKINGIGEAISLRILTQKEKLGVFVSMEQMKEVWGLSPEVILSLNKHFAITKLPDLNKIDINNASLKELSMFFYFKNNLARQIVKYRSMNGDFKNIEDLIKINDFPVDKAKYISLYLSF
- a CDS encoding amino acid permease: MSIWKRKPLAQLLAEAADSEKGLKRTLTAWSLIALGIGAIIGAGLFVRTATAAAQNAGPSVTIAFIVAAVGCALAGLCYAELSSSIPISGSAYTYTYATMGEFLAWIIGWDLILEYAVGAATVGIAWSEYLNNLLVNVLHVSPIPFEYSHSPFQTSSDGVSGIINLPALFIVAAISLLLIKGIQESAFVNGIIVVVKVIIVILIIVIGWNFVNPANHTPYIPQPSVFTDEHGVGHSYGGIMGILGAAGTVFFAFIGFDAVSTAAQETKNPKKNMPIGILGSLAVCTVLYILFAHVLTGLEPVEFFRTEGKEASVALAIKNAMGVNYEWLGQFVTVAILAGFSSVILVMLLGQSRVFYSMGKDGLLPKSFSTLHSKYKTPYKANIAILVIVGSFAAFIPGDIVGDMTSIGTLFAFVLVCISVIILRKKEPNMVREFKTPWVPFVPLLGVAVCFAMMYGLGWTNWLRLFAWMALGVIFYFSYGKKNSVLNNPEK